In Primulina eburnea isolate SZY01 chromosome 14, ASM2296580v1, whole genome shotgun sequence, the following proteins share a genomic window:
- the LOC140812761 gene encoding uncharacterized protein encodes MEEAFAKRWAAEKAAKEKKRAARKAAAEKRAEDVAARAKETARVQFELKRAAPESREDDEDLLPLSQRPRRVTTIQVVTLSEDDQAGGQASFQAIQSDTPPLMRDDQAPFQEPSQESLQGPLPVSFQGPLPEFFQGPFLPSQPSGSVFSTEGASRVGADFLKRMLLPTDQAFLKSMPPTPRCLDGLNKLLAGAHMLMSAYEEVSSLANHQAPQLRVFQETNELIQAELAQLKGFHSETVATLQGSVESAQAELAKAREELNESHIREETLQRHQSILDRKNASLIDAIEEQMSRAERAEKALAESERQKEQLRTSFLESSEFKAAVEDRAYPFFKTGFKRCLQQFQEAELIPKDRANFPDFGLAIASLAGAGVGGNEGTSEEEDGEEPVEEKKQEESVEGEEEEKPGEGEAEQIEKPTEEAKEPENSPADIE; translated from the exons ATGGAagaggcttttgccaaaagatGGGCAGCCGAGAAGGCGGCCAAGGAGAAGAAAAGGGCAGCCCGAAAGGCTGCTGCTGAAAAGAGAGCGGAGGATGTGGCTGCCCGGGCGAAGGAGACGGCCCGGGTGCAATTTGAACTTAAGAGAGCGGCGCCTGAATCCAGGGAAGATGATGAGGACCTCCTCCCCCTTAGCCAAAGGCCAAGAAGAGTTACGACCATCCAGGTGGTGACTCTCAGCGAGGATGATCAAGCGGGAGGCCAGGCTTCCTTTCAAGCGATTCAGTCAGACACGCCTCCCCTTATGCGCGATGACCAGGCACCCTTCCAAGAACCTTCACAGGAATCTCTCCAAGGGCCTCTCCCAGTTTCCTTCCAGGGGCCTCTCCCAGAATTTTTCCAGGGGCCCTTCCTCCCTTCGCAGCCCAGCGGGTCTGTCTTCTCCACCGAGGGAGCCTCCCGGGTTGGGGCAGACTTCCTCAAGCGAATGCTCCTTCCTACTGACCAGGCCTTCCTGAAGAGCATGCCGCCAACCCCTCGATGCCTGGATGGCTTGAACAAACTTCTGGCT GGTGCACATATGTTAATGTCAGCCTATGAAGAGGTGTCCTCCTTAGCCAACCACCAGGCTCCCCAACTCCGGGTCTTCCAAGAGACgaacgagcttattcaagcggAGCTTGCTCAATTGAAGGGATTCCATTCAGAGACAGTGGCAACCCTTCAAGGCTCTGTGGAGTCTGCTCAGGCGGAGCTGGCCAAAGCCCGGGAGGAATTAAATGAAAGTCACATCAGGGAGGAAACTCTTCAAAGGCATCAATCGATTCTTGATCGCAAGAACGCCTCCCTGATAGATGCCATAGAAGAACAAATGTCCCGGGCTGAAAGAGCCGAGAAGGCTCTAGCCGAGTCTGAGCGCCAAAAAGAGCAACTGCGGACTTCCTTCCTGGAATCCTCAGAATTCAAGGCGGCCGTTGAGGATCGAGCTTATCCTTTCTTCAAGACTGGCTTCAAAAGATGCCTTCAACAATTCCAGGAAGCCGAGCTTATCCCCAAGGATAGAGCCAACTTTCCAGACTTCGGGCTAGCCATTGCATCTCTTGCAGGTGCCGGGGTGGGAGGCAACGAGGGTACATCCGAAGAGGAGGACGGAGAGGAACCTGTAGAGGAGAAGAAACAGGAGGAGTCCGTAGAGGGGGAGGAAGAAGAAAAACCTGGAGAGGGAGAAGCAGAGCAAATAGAGAAGCCGACAGAGGAGGCGAAAGAGCCAGAAAACAGCCCTGCTGATATAGAATAG
- the LOC140811831 gene encoding uncharacterized protein, producing MDGNTASSDFVLQWGNGKRLRCMKFQSNSKESSGSDVQPMTRKDRRVIRSDLKHHNSKDPNILHAAAGKSHGTNGYINLRQRPASPSHRNSEGSISMRGHSNGVKKTFVSPDRGEKKGGTANKNNNINSNHQNDNHHHQGSGTGGSGSSETAQEGKKGDALAGSQGGNALWAPKFLIALTNKEKEEDFMAIKGSKLPQRPKKRAKFIQRSVNLVCPGSWLCDLTLERYKVQEKKVSKKRPRGLKAMGGHMDSDSE from the exons ATGGACGGTAATACGGCGTCGTCTGACTTCGTGCTGCAGTGGGGCAACGGGAAACGCCTTCGCTGCATGAAGTTTCAAAGCAACAGTAAAGAATCTTCTGGTTCGGACGTCCAACCCATGACCCGGAAAGATCGCCGGGTTATCAGGTCGGATCTGAAGCATCACAATAGCAAGGATCCGAACATTCTTCATGCTGCTGCCGGAAAGAGTCATGGCACCAACGGATATATTAATCTCCGTCAGCGGCCGGCTTCGCCTTCTCATCG GAACTCAGAGGGTTCAATTAGTATGAGGGGTCATAGCAATGGAGTGAAGAAGACATTTGTTTCCCCAGATAGAGGTGAGAAGAAAGGTGGTACGGCCAACAAGAATAACAACATTAATAGTAATCATCAAAATGACAACCACCACCACCAAGGTAGTGGAACTGGTGGTTCTGGTTCATCAGAGACAGCCCAAGAAGGGAAAAAAGGGGATGCTTTGGCTGGAAGCCAAGGGGGCAACGCATTGTGGGCACCTAAGTTTCTGATAGCCTTGacaaataaagaaaaagaagAGGATTTCATGGCAATTAAAGGGTCCAAACTCCCTCAAAGGCCCAAGAAACGTGCCAAGTTTATTCAGCGAAGTGTAAAC TTGGTTTGCCCAGGTTCCTGGCTATGCGATCTAACCCTTGAACGATATAAAGTTCAAGAGAAGAAAGTGTCCAAGAAG AGGCCAAGAGGTTTGAAGGCTATGGGGGGACACATGGATTCGGACTCGGAATGA
- the LOC140811828 gene encoding clathrin interactor EPSIN 1 produces the protein MDFMKVFDQTVREIKREVNLKVLKVPEIEQKVLDATEDEPWGPHGTALAEIAQATKKFTECQMVMNVLWTRLIETGKNWRLVYKALAVIEYLVAHGSERAVDDIVEHTFQISSLASFEYVEPSGKDLGINVRKKAETIVALLNNKDKIQEARNKAAENRDKYVGLSSSGITYKSSMSSVSGGGFSNSDKYGGFGNNSDGDRIKDSYKNNDRYDEDKYEKPTKSKKESSRNSSKGQGSTASGASNTTKASVPDKSASITSQSSIAQTDKHGDDDFDDFDPRGTSSAKPSAGSNQVHLFGQNFVGDLLDAPISFSADKFTSENDPSEVDLFADAAFVSATPQPQVAKVPMPQTNVDLFASQPAPIVSSPMDFFATPEPAPQLDDDAPKSDATISTFDPFAAIPLNNFDGFASVSSINSHTYLSSTASNQNSSGEGNHGNSNGSSLENKSPLKKDAFQVKSGIWADSLSRGLIDLNITAPKKVNLTDVGIVGGLTDGSEEKEKGPLPSFYQGRAMGIGSGLGKSSLTSTTSTNNDFFSSLSSQQYEFGSFQK, from the exons ATGGATTTTATGAAGGTTTTCGATCAAACTGTCCGTGAAAT AAAGAGGGAGGTGAATTTGAAGGTGTTGAAGGTGCCCGAGATCGAACAAAAG GTTTTGGATGCGACAGAAGATGAACCCTGGGGTCCTCATGGTACTGCATTGGCAGAGATAGCACAAGCCACTAAGAAATT CACTGAATGCCAAATGGTTATGAATGTTCTTTGGACGCGATTGATAGAGACTGGCAAGAACTGGCGTTTAGTTTACAAG GCTTTGGCTGTTATAGAGTATTTGGTGGCGCACGGATCTGAACGTGCTGTTGATGACATAGTAGAACATACTTTTCAGATATCT TCTCTAGCAAGTTTTGAGTATGTTGAGCCAAGTGGGAAGGATTTGGGGATTAATGTGAGAAAAAAGGCAGAAACTATTGTGGCTCTTTTAAATAACAAAGACAAAATACAAGAAGCGAGGAATAAAGCTGCTGAAAATCGTGATAA GTATGTTGGACTTTCATCATCTGGAATAACATACAAGTCAAGCATGTCCTCAGTTAGTGGCGGTGGCTTTAGTAACAGCGACAAATATGGAGGTTTTGGTAATAACAGCGATGGCGATAGAATCAAGGATAGTTATAAGAACAATGATCGATATGATGAAGATAAATACGAGAAGCCTACCAAATCAAAGAAAGAATCTTCTCGTAATTCTAG CAAGGGTCAGGGCTCTACAGCTAGTGGCGCATCAAATACAACAAAAGCGAGCGTGCCAGATAAATCTGCATCAATCACCTCACAAAGCTCAATTGCGCAGACAGATAAGCATGgcgatgatgattttgatgattttgATCCACGGGGGACTTCAAGTGCAA AACCTTCTGCCGGAAGTAATCAAGTGCATCTGTTTGGTCAAAATTTTGTTGGTGATCTCTTAGATGCGCCAATATCCTTTTCGGCGGATAAGTTTACTTCTGAAAATGATCCATCAGAGGTTGATTTGTTTGCTGATGCTGCTTTTGTATCAGCAACACCCCAGCCACAAGTAGCTAAAGTTCCTATGCCCCAG ACCAATGTTGATTTATTTGCTTCGCAGCCTGCTCCCATTGTTTCTTCACCGATGGATTTCTTTGCTACACCTGAACCAGCTCCACAGCTTGATGACGATGCACCAAAATCAGATGCAACTATCAGCACATTTGATCCATTTGCTGCGATTCCACTGAACAATTTTGATGGATTTGCTTCTGTTAGCTCAATCAATTCTCACACATATCTTTCATCAACAGCATCCAACCAAAATTCTTCCGGTGAAGGAAACCATGGGAACTCAAATGGATCTTCACTTGAAAACAAGTCTCCACTTAAGAAGGATGCGTTTCAAGTAAAATCTGGAATATGGGCAGATTCTTTGAGCCGGGGACTCATTGACCTAAATATAACGGCTC CCAAGAAAGTCAACTTAACAGATGTTGGTATTGTTGGCGGGCTGACTGATGGAtctgaagaaaaagaaaaaggaccTTTGCCTTCATTTTACCAGGGTAGAGCTATGGGCATTGGTTCAGGACTTGGTAAATCGAGCCTCACTTCAACGACATCAACCAATAATGATTTTTTCTCCAGTCTTAGCAGCCAGCAATATGAATTCGGGAGCTTTCAGAAGTGA
- the LOC140812367 gene encoding uncharacterized protein, which produces MISGGSTDGDSNRARKSRSRRECLEVEGSRRNEAVISFGPEDLKGINMPHNDALVIQARVANYDILRVFVDSGSSVNVIFKDALVQMDLQGFKLEVVETALFGFAGHAVYPEGEIVLPLTLGSRDIKKTVMTTFTVVDSPSSYNIILGRPGMNELRAVASTYHQKIKFPVGSQVGEVRGDQPSSRKCYVEGIRADQGKSRKEGKKARVEEIWKGGVEKGEVHFVAEEEQEAVEIGPGQQIRVARDLDISTRVSLLKCLKTNIHVFAWSQQELTVISPLISEHQLNILPGAHPIKQKKRHFGPKKDKVIDEQVKELLQAGHIREIQFPTWLSNVVLVPKAVGKWRMCVDFRDLNKACPKDHYPLPQIDQLVDSTSGFELLSFMDAYQGYHQIPLAKNDQEKASFITSGGTFCYVVMPFGLKNAGATYQRLMDKVFEKQLGRNLEVYVDDICGTLSS; this is translated from the coding sequence ATGATATCGGGAGGATCTACCGATGGGGATTCAAATCGGGCCAGGAAATCAAGAAGTAGGCGGGAGTGTCTGGAGGTGGAAGGATCTAGGAGGAATGAGGCCGTGATCAGCTTTGGCCCGGAAGACCTAAAGGGAATAAATATGCCCCACAATGATGCTTTGGTTATCCAAGCCCGGGTGGCCAATTACGACATTCTGAGAGTCTTTGTGGATTCCGGCAGTTCAGTCAATGTGATTTTCAAAGATGCCTTAGTGCAGATGGATTTGCAAGGGTTTAAGTTGGAAGTTGTGGAGACTGCCCTTTTTGGTTTTGCTGGACATGCGGTTTATCCGGAGGGAGAAATTGTTCTGCCGCTCACTCTAGGCTCCCGGGACATCAAGAAAACGGTCATGACCACCTTCACAGTGGTGGACTCCCCATCATCTTACAATATCATTCTGGGGAGGCCGGGCATGAATGAGTTGAGGGCAGTAGCATCTACTTATcatcaaaagatcaaatttccAGTGGGAAGCCAGGTGGGAGAAGTTCGTGGAGATCAACCCTCTTCCCGAAAATGTTATGTGGAAGGTATCCGGGCAGATCAAGGCAAGTCGAGAAAGGAGGGGAAGAAAGCCAGGGTGGAGGAAATTTGGAAGGGCGGAGTGGAGAAAGGAGAAGTCCACTTTGTGGCAGAGGAAGAGCAGGAAGCTGTGGAGATAGGACCAGGCCAACAGATCCGGGTGGCCCGAGACCTCGATATATCCACCCGGGTCAGTTTACTTAAATGTTTAAAGACTAATATTCATGTGTTTGCCTGGTCCCAGCAGGAACTAACAGTGATTTCACCCCTGATATCTGAGCATCAATTAAACATTCTCCCGGGAGCTCACCCGATCAAACAGAAGAAGAGACACTTTGGTCCCAAGAAAGACAAAGTTATTGATGAACAGGTGAAAGAGTTGCTGCAAGCCGGCCACATCCGGGAGATACAATTTCCTACCTGGCTCTCGAATGTGGTGCTGGTACCCAAAGCCGTCGGGAAATGGAGGATGTGTGTTGATTTCCGGGACCTCAATAAAGCCTGTCCAAAAGATCATTACCCATTGCCCCAGATTGATCAGTTGGTGGATTCCACCTCAGGCTTCGAACTGCTTAGTTTCATGGATGCCTATCAGggatatcatcaaattcctTTGGCAAAAAATGATCAAGAAAAGGCCAGCTTTATCACCTCGGGTGGTACATTTTGTTATGTTGTGATGCCTTTCGGGTTAAAAAATGCAGGGGCCACATATCAGCGTTTAATGGATAAAGTCTTTGAGAAGCAGCTGGGAAGGAATCTGGAGgtttatgtggatgatatttgTGGgacccttagctcctaa